From the Serratia nematodiphila DZ0503SBS1 genome, one window contains:
- a CDS encoding PTS sugar transporter subunit IIB — protein sequence MEKKKIYLFCSAGMSTSLLVSKMKAQAEKYEVPVIIAAYPEALAAEKGVEADLILLGPQIAYTLPEVQKQLPNKPVEVIDPLLYGKVDGLGVLKAAVAAIKKANQ from the coding sequence ATGGAAAAGAAAAAAATCTATCTGTTTTGTTCTGCCGGTATGTCCACTTCCCTGTTGGTATCAAAAATGAAGGCGCAGGCCGAGAAATATGAAGTGCCGGTGATCATCGCCGCCTATCCGGAAGCGCTGGCTGCGGAGAAAGGCGTTGAGGCGGATCTGATCCTGCTGGGGCCGCAGATCGCCTACACCTTGCCGGAAGTGCAAAAACAGCTGCCCAACAAACCTGTGGAAGTCATCGATCCGCTGCTGTACGGCAAGGTCGATGGGCTGGGCGTACTGAAGGCCGCGGTGGCCGCCATCAAGAAAGCCAATCAATAA